The Streptomyces sp. NBC_01353 genome contains a region encoding:
- the rpsK gene encoding 30S ribosomal protein S11, whose product MPPKGRQGAAKKVRRKEKKNVAHGHAHIKSTFNNTIVSITDPSGNVISWASAGHVGFKGSRKSTPFAAQMAAESAARRAQEHGMRKVDVFVKGPGSGRETAIRSLQATGLEVGSIQDVTPTPHNGCRPPKRRRV is encoded by the coding sequence ATGCCCCCCAAGGGTCGTCAGGGCGCTGCCAAGAAGGTGCGCCGCAAGGAAAAGAAGAACGTCGCTCACGGGCACGCCCACATCAAGAGCACGTTCAACAACACCATCGTTTCGATCACCGACCCCTCGGGCAACGTGATCTCCTGGGCCTCCGCCGGCCACGTCGGCTTCAAGGGCTCGCGCAAGTCCACCCCCTTCGCCGCGCAGATGGCCGCCGAGTCGGCCGCCCGCCGCGCGCAGGAGCACGGCATGCGCAAGGTCGACGTCTTCGTCAAGGGTCCCGGCTCCGGCCGCGAGACCGCGATCCGCTCCCTCCAGGCCACGGGCCTCGAGGTCGGTTCGATCCAGGACGTCACCCCCACGCCGCACAACGGCTGCCGTCCGCCGAAGCGTCGTCGCGTCTGA
- the rpsI gene encoding 30S ribosomal protein S9, translated as MAETTVENPIEGEETYAEVTTFESEVPVEGEYTSESLASRFGDPQPAAGLGRRKNAIARVRIVPGTGKWKINGRTLEDYFPNKVHQQEVNEPFKVLELDNRYDVIARIAGGGVSGQAGALRLGVARALNEADVENNRPALKKAGFLSRDDRAVERKKAGLKKARKAPQYSKR; from the coding sequence GTGGCCGAGACCACTGTTGAGAACCCCATCGAGGGCGAGGAGACCTACGCCGAGGTCACCACCTTCGAGTCCGAGGTCCCCGTCGAGGGTGAGTACACCTCGGAGTCCCTGGCATCCCGCTTCGGTGACCCGCAGCCGGCCGCCGGCCTGGGTCGTCGCAAGAACGCCATCGCCCGCGTCCGGATCGTTCCGGGCACCGGCAAGTGGAAGATCAACGGGCGTACGCTCGAGGACTACTTCCCGAACAAGGTGCACCAGCAGGAAGTCAACGAGCCCTTCAAGGTGCTCGAGCTCGACAACCGCTACGACGTCATCGCCCGCATCGCGGGTGGCGGTGTCTCCGGTCAGGCCGGCGCCCTGCGTCTCGGTGTGGCCCGTGCGCTGAACGAGGCGGATGTCGAGAACAACCGCCCGGCGCTGAAGAAGGCCGGCTTCCTCTCCCGCGACGACCGTGCGGTCGAGCGCAAGAAGGCCGGTCTCAAGAAGGCCCGTAAGGCCCCGCAGTACAGCAAGCGTTAA
- the rplQ gene encoding 50S ribosomal protein L17, producing the protein MPRPAKGARLGGSAAHERLLLANLAKSLFEHGRITTTEAKARRLRPVAERLITKAKKGDIHNRRLVLQTITDKGIVHTLFTEIAPRYSERPGGYTRITKIGNRRGDNAPMAVIELVEGEIAKKATVAEAEAAAKRAVKEADEAKVEETKVEDAEESKDA; encoded by the coding sequence ATGCCGCGTCCCGCCAAGGGTGCCCGCCTCGGTGGCAGCGCCGCTCACGAGCGTCTGCTGCTCGCCAACCTGGCGAAGTCCCTCTTCGAGCACGGCCGCATCACCACGACCGAGGCCAAGGCCCGCCGCCTTCGTCCGGTCGCCGAGCGCCTGATCACCAAGGCGAAGAAGGGCGACATCCACAACCGTCGCCTGGTGCTGCAGACGATCACGGACAAGGGCATCGTCCACACGCTCTTCACCGAGATCGCCCCGCGCTACTCCGAGCGCCCGGGTGGCTACACCCGTATCACCAAGATCGGCAACCGTCGTGGCGACAACGCCCCGATGGCCGTGATCGAACTGGTCGAGGGCGAGATCGCCAAGAAGGCGACCGTCGCCGAGGCCGAGGCCGCCGCCAAGCGCGCCGTCAAGGAGGCTGACGAGGCCAAGGTCGAGGAGACCAAGGTCGAGGACGCCGAGGAGTCGAAGGACGCGTAA
- the rplM gene encoding 50S ribosomal protein L13 codes for MRTYSPKPGDVTRQWHIIDAQDVVLGRLATTAANLLRGKHKPVYAPHMDMGDFVIIINADKVHLSGNKKTQKLAYRHSGFPGGLRSVRYDELLDKNPEKAVEKAIKGMIPKNTLGRQMISKLKVYAGENHPHAAQQPVPFEITQVAQ; via the coding sequence GTGCGTACGTACAGCCCCAAGCCCGGCGATGTCACTCGCCAGTGGCACATCATCGACGCGCAGGACGTTGTCCTGGGTCGTCTGGCGACTACGGCTGCGAACCTCCTCCGAGGCAAGCACAAGCCCGTGTACGCCCCCCACATGGACATGGGCGACTTCGTCATCATCATCAATGCTGACAAGGTCCACCTGTCCGGCAACAAGAAGACCCAGAAGCTGGCGTACCGCCACTCCGGCTTCCCGGGTGGTCTGCGCTCCGTCCGTTACGACGAGCTGCTGGACAAGAACCCCGAGAAGGCCGTCGAGAAGGCCATCAAGGGCATGATCCCCAAGAACACCCTGGGCCGTCAGATGATCTCGAAGCTGAAGGTCTACGCGGGCGAGAACCACCCGCACGCTGCTCAGCAGCCGGTCCCGTTCGAGATCACCCAGGTCGCGCAGTAG
- the truA gene encoding tRNA pseudouridine(38-40) synthase TruA has translation MSDDVQPGFVRIRLDLSYDGKDFSGWAKQAHGRRTVQGDIEDALKTVTRSKETYELTVAGRTDAGVHARGQVAHVDLPVELWAEHQDKLLRRLAGRLSHDVRVWRLTEAPSGFNARFSAIWRRYAYRVTDNPGGVDPLLRGHVLWHDWALDMDAMNAAAEQLVGEHDFAAYCKKREGATTIRTLQELRWERRPGGILEATVKADAFCHNMVRSLVGAMLFVGDGHRPVDWPAKVLAAGVRDSAVHVVRPHGLTLEEVGYPADELLAARNREARNKRSLPGSAGCC, from the coding sequence GTGAGCGACGACGTTCAGCCCGGCTTCGTACGGATCCGGCTCGACCTTTCCTACGACGGGAAGGACTTCTCCGGCTGGGCCAAGCAGGCCCACGGACGGCGGACCGTCCAGGGCGACATCGAGGACGCCCTGAAGACCGTGACGCGGTCCAAGGAGACGTACGAGCTGACCGTCGCCGGACGCACCGACGCCGGTGTGCACGCCCGCGGCCAGGTCGCCCACGTCGATCTGCCCGTCGAGCTGTGGGCCGAGCACCAGGACAAGCTGCTCAGGCGGCTCGCGGGGCGGCTCTCGCACGATGTGCGGGTCTGGCGCCTGACGGAGGCCCCCAGCGGCTTCAACGCGCGATTCTCGGCCATCTGGCGCCGTTACGCCTACCGCGTCACCGACAACCCCGGCGGCGTCGACCCGCTCCTGCGCGGCCACGTCCTGTGGCACGACTGGGCCCTCGACATGGACGCCATGAACGCCGCCGCCGAGCAGCTCGTCGGCGAGCACGACTTCGCCGCCTACTGCAAGAAGCGCGAGGGCGCCACCACCATCCGTACGCTCCAGGAGCTGCGCTGGGAGCGGCGGCCCGGCGGCATCCTCGAAGCGACCGTCAAGGCGGACGCCTTCTGCCACAACATGGTCCGCTCGCTCGTCGGCGCCATGCTCTTCGTCGGCGACGGACACCGCCCGGTCGACTGGCCGGCGAAGGTCCTCGCCGCGGGTGTCCGGGACTCGGCCGTGCACGTCGTACGCCCGCACGGGCTCACCCTCGAAGAGGTCGGCTACCCGGCCGACGAGCTCCTGGCCGCCCGGAACCGGGAGGCCAGGAACAAGCGGTCACTCCCCGGGAGCGCCGGCTGCTGCTGA
- a CDS encoding ATP-binding cassette domain-containing protein, whose protein sequence is MGHVEAAHLEYYLPDGRVLLADASFRVGEGAVVALVGANGAGKTTLLRMISGELQPHAGSVTVSGGLGVMPQFVGSVRDERTVRDLLVSVAQPRIREAAKAVDAAEHLIMTVDDEAAQMAYAQALSDWAEVQGYEAETVWDMCTMAALGVPYEKAQFREVRTLSGGEQKRLVLESLLRGTDEVLLLDEPDNYLDVPGKRWLEERLRETRKTVLFISHDRELLARSAQKIIAVEPGPAGSDVWVHGGGFETFHDARRERFARFEELKRRWEEKHAQLKKLVINLRQAAAISHELASRYAAAQTRLKKFEEAGPPPEPPREQDIRMRLRGGRTGVRAVTCENLELTGLMKPFSLEIFYGERVAVLGSNGSGKSHFLRLLAGDPSVAHTGLWKTGARVVPGHFAQTHAHPELQGRSLVDILWSEHAKDRGGAMSVLRRYELEGQGDQPFEKLSGGQQARFQILLLELSGTTALLLDEPTDNLDLESAEALQDGLESYDGTVLAVTHDRWFAKTFDRYLVFGSDGVVRETPEPVWDERRVERAR, encoded by the coding sequence ATGGGACATGTCGAGGCCGCGCATCTGGAGTACTACCTTCCCGACGGGAGGGTCCTGCTCGCGGACGCCTCCTTCCGGGTGGGGGAGGGCGCGGTGGTCGCCCTGGTCGGGGCCAACGGCGCCGGGAAGACGACGCTGCTCCGGATGATCTCCGGGGAGCTCCAGCCGCACGCCGGCTCGGTCACCGTGAGCGGCGGTCTCGGCGTGATGCCGCAGTTCGTCGGCTCGGTGCGGGACGAGCGCACGGTCCGTGACCTGCTGGTCTCGGTGGCCCAGCCTCGTATCCGCGAGGCGGCGAAGGCGGTCGACGCGGCCGAGCACCTGATCATGACGGTCGACGACGAGGCCGCGCAGATGGCGTACGCGCAGGCGCTCAGCGACTGGGCCGAGGTCCAGGGGTACGAGGCCGAGACCGTCTGGGACATGTGCACGATGGCGGCGCTGGGTGTGCCGTACGAGAAGGCGCAGTTCCGTGAGGTCCGCACGCTCAGCGGCGGCGAGCAGAAGCGGCTGGTCCTGGAGTCGCTGCTGCGCGGCACCGACGAGGTGCTCCTGCTCGACGAGCCGGACAACTATCTGGACGTCCCCGGCAAGCGGTGGCTGGAGGAGCGGCTGCGGGAGACCCGTAAGACCGTGCTCTTCATCTCCCACGACCGGGAGCTGCTCGCCCGGTCCGCGCAGAAGATCATCGCGGTCGAGCCGGGCCCTGCCGGGTCGGACGTCTGGGTGCACGGCGGTGGCTTCGAGACCTTCCACGACGCGCGGCGGGAGCGGTTCGCCCGTTTCGAGGAGCTGAAGCGGCGCTGGGAGGAGAAGCACGCGCAGCTGAAGAAGCTGGTGATCAACCTGCGGCAGGCGGCGGCGATCAGTCATGAGCTGGCGTCCCGGTACGCGGCGGCGCAGACCCGGTTGAAGAAGTTCGAGGAGGCCGGCCCGCCGCCGGAGCCGCCGCGCGAGCAGGACATCCGGATGCGGCTGCGCGGCGGCCGGACGGGTGTGCGGGCGGTGACCTGCGAGAACCTTGAGCTGACCGGTCTGATGAAGCCGTTCTCGCTGGAGATCTTCTACGGGGAGCGGGTCGCCGTCCTCGGCTCGAACGGGTCGGGCAAGTCACACTTCCTGCGGCTGCTCGCCGGGGATCCGTCCGTGGCGCACACGGGCCTGTGGAAGACGGGCGCACGGGTGGTTCCCGGCCACTTCGCGCAGACCCACGCCCACCCGGAGCTCCAGGGCCGCTCCCTCGTGGACATCCTCTGGTCGGAGCATGCGAAGGACCGCGGCGGGGCGATGTCGGTGCTGCGCCGGTACGAGCTGGAGGGGCAGGGCGACCAGCCCTTCGAGAAGCTCTCCGGCGGCCAGCAGGCCCGGTTCCAGATCCTGCTCCTGGAGCTCTCCGGCACGACGGCGCTGCTGCTCGACGAGCCGACGGACAACCTGGACCTGGAGTCGGCGGAGGCCCTCCAGGACGGCCTGGAGTCGTACGACGGCACGGTTCTCGCCGTCACGCACGACCGGTGGTTCGCGAAGACCTTCGACCGGTACCTGGTCTTCGGCTCGGACGGTGTCGTCCGCGAGACGCCCGAGCCGGTCTGGGACGAGCGGCGGGTCGAGCGGGCGCGGTAG
- a CDS encoding DNA-directed RNA polymerase subunit alpha, with protein MLIAQRPSLTEEVVDEFRSRFVIEPLEPGFGYTLGNSLRRTLLSSIPGAAVTSIRIDGVLHEFTTVPGVKEDVTDLILNIKQLVVSSEHDEPVVMYLRKQGPGQVTAADIAPPAGVEVHNPDLVLATLNGKGKLEMELTVERGRGYVSAVQNKQVGQEIGRIPVDSIYSPVLKVTYKVEATRVEQRTDFDKLIVDVETKQAMRPRDAMASAGKTLVELFGLARELNIDAEGIDMGPSPTDAALAADLALPIEELELTVRSYNCLKREGIHSVGELVARSEADLLDIRNFGAKSIDEVKAKLAGMGLALKDSPPGFDPTAAADAFGADDDADAGFVETEQY; from the coding sequence ATGCTGATCGCTCAGCGTCCCTCGCTGACCGAAGAGGTCGTCGACGAATTCCGCTCGCGGTTCGTCATCGAGCCCCTGGAGCCGGGCTTCGGCTACACGCTCGGCAACAGCCTCCGCCGTACGCTCCTCTCCTCGATCCCGGGTGCGGCGGTCACGTCCATCCGCATCGACGGTGTCCTGCACGAGTTCACCACCGTGCCGGGCGTCAAGGAGGACGTCACCGACCTCATCCTGAACATCAAGCAGCTGGTCGTCTCCTCGGAGCACGACGAGCCGGTCGTGATGTACCTGCGCAAGCAGGGTCCCGGCCAGGTCACCGCTGCCGACATCGCCCCGCCGGCCGGCGTCGAGGTGCACAACCCCGACCTGGTGCTCGCCACGCTCAACGGCAAGGGCAAGCTGGAGATGGAGCTGACCGTCGAGCGCGGTCGCGGGTACGTCTCCGCCGTGCAGAACAAGCAGGTGGGCCAGGAGATCGGCCGTATCCCGGTCGACTCCATCTACTCGCCGGTGCTCAAGGTCACCTACAAGGTCGAGGCGACCCGTGTCGAGCAGCGCACCGACTTCGACAAGCTGATCGTCGACGTCGAGACCAAGCAGGCCATGCGCCCGCGTGACGCCATGGCGTCCGCCGGCAAGACCCTGGTCGAGCTGTTCGGTCTGGCGCGCGAGCTCAACATCGACGCCGAGGGCATCGACATGGGCCCGTCCCCGACGGACGCCGCCCTTGCCGCCGACCTGGCGCTGCCGATCGAGGAGCTCGAGCTCACCGTTCGTTCGTACAACTGCCTCAAGCGTGAGGGCATCCACTCCGTGGGTGAGCTCGTGGCGCGCTCCGAGGCCGACCTGCTCGACATCCGCAACTTCGGTGCGAAGTCGATCGACGAGGTCAAGGCGAAGCTGGCCGGCATGGGCCTGGCCCTCAAGGACAGCCCGCCCGGATTCGACCCGACCGCCGCGGCGGACGCCTTCGGCGCCGACGACGACGCGGACGCCGGCTTCGTCGAGACCGAGCAGTACTAA